The Acetivibrio saccincola genome window below encodes:
- a CDS encoding cytidylyltransferase domain-containing protein, with the protein MKVSAIIQARTGSSRLPGKVLKEICGLPVLVHVINRVKQAKKVNEIIVATTDKASDEVIVDISEMENIKVFRGSEEDVLERYYKTALHFKSDIIVRITSDNPLTDHRLIDKIVENLIIHNADYSCNNMPSTYPYGLDCECFTFQVLEEAFFNAKDKYEREHVTPYIRENKELFKIVSIKGNDNYSHLRWTLDTQEDYNHIKEIFENLYHKNKYFLTEDIIQFLQENKRI; encoded by the coding sequence ATGAAAGTGTCTGCAATAATTCAAGCACGGACTGGTTCTAGCCGTCTCCCAGGAAAAGTACTTAAAGAAATTTGTGGGTTACCTGTATTGGTGCATGTAATAAACAGAGTTAAACAAGCTAAAAAGGTAAATGAAATAATAGTTGCTACTACTGATAAGGCTAGCGATGAAGTGATTGTAGATATTAGTGAGATGGAGAATATCAAGGTTTTTAGAGGAAGTGAAGAAGATGTACTTGAGAGATATTACAAGACAGCTTTGCATTTTAAATCGGATATTATTGTTAGGATAACAAGTGATAATCCTTTAACCGATCATAGGCTGATAGATAAAATAGTAGAGAATTTAATTATACATAATGCGGATTATAGTTGTAATAACATGCCTTCAACATATCCATATGGATTAGATTGTGAATGTTTTACTTTTCAGGTACTAGAGGAAGCTTTTTTTAATGCGAAAGATAAATATGAGAGGGAACATGTAACCCCTTATATAAGAGAAAATAAAGAATTATTTAAGATAGTAAGCATAAAAGGAAACGATAATTATTCACATCTAAGATGGACATTAGATACACAAGAAGATTACAACCACATAAAAGAAATATTCGAGAATTTGTACCATAAAAATAAATATTTCTTAACTGAAGATATTATTCAGTTTTTACAAGAAAACAAAAGAATTTAG
- a CDS encoding aldo/keto reductase: MELVLGTAQLGMNYGVNNISGKPSFSEGFNILKKAFENGVNMVDTALAYGNSELIIGEFMSRTNRYFKIATKLPKLKYCENLKDQVEAYIEKSLNNLRVKKIDYYFLHSFEDYKNNIEIIKILKQNQENGKVQKIGVSIYDTYELDYILNNSEGFIDIVQIPFNIFDLRWIKDSILERTKEKGIEVFVRSIYLQGLLFLKKDALDKIHPKTYQYVSKLLEFAEENNMDISNLAMQYIKSHTEINYVLVGCETEEQIDQNIRNFYSDYTDKYKLIKEFAMKNYTDVEKEIIDPRLWKC, encoded by the coding sequence ATGGAACTTGTATTGGGCACTGCACAATTAGGAATGAACTATGGTGTAAATAACATATCTGGTAAGCCCTCTTTCTCAGAAGGATTTAACATTTTAAAAAAAGCCTTTGAAAATGGAGTAAATATGGTAGACACTGCATTAGCATATGGGAATTCTGAATTGATAATTGGAGAATTTATGTCACGCACAAATCGTTATTTTAAAATAGCCACAAAGTTGCCTAAATTAAAATATTGTGAAAATTTAAAAGACCAAGTTGAAGCATATATCGAAAAATCATTGAATAATTTAAGAGTCAAAAAAATTGACTATTATTTTCTCCATAGTTTTGAGGATTATAAAAATAACATTGAAATTATAAAAATTTTAAAACAAAACCAGGAGAATGGAAAAGTTCAAAAGATAGGAGTTTCTATATATGATACTTATGAGCTTGACTATATACTTAACAATAGTGAAGGATTTATTGATATAGTTCAAATACCTTTCAATATATTTGACTTAAGGTGGATAAAGGATTCTATATTAGAACGTACTAAAGAAAAAGGCATTGAAGTATTTGTGAGAAGTATTTATTTACAGGGTTTATTATTTCTTAAAAAGGATGCTTTAGACAAAATACATCCTAAAACATACCAGTATGTTAGCAAACTTTTGGAATTTGCTGAGGAGAATAACATGGACATTAGTAATTTAGCCATGCAATATATAAAATCGCATACAGAGATTAATTATGTTTTAGTAGGTTGCGAGACAGAAGAGCAAATTGATCAAAATATAAGAAACTTCTATTCAGATTATACAGATAAGTATAAGTTAATTAAAGAA
- a CDS encoding SDR family oxidoreductase, whose protein sequence is MANEKVALVTGGSRGLGRAIVENFINNGYKVAFTYLNSEENAKEICKLYGDNVLPLRADASDYKRAFEVVREVVSTYGSLGVLLNNVASAKDKPIWEMDLESWNFGITNTLGSCFNYTRAVVDIFMKNKKGKIINIGSINGIRGREGSVSYSTAKAGIIGFTKTIAKELGEYNINVNLVAPGFIDTDGQKNTSQLIRKLVLNECTIRKLSTPQEIAYVVEFLASEKADNITGQIIQVDNGQYI, encoded by the coding sequence TTGGCTAATGAGAAAGTAGCACTTGTTACAGGAGGGAGTAGAGGGTTAGGAAGAGCTATTGTCGAAAACTTTATTAATAATGGGTATAAGGTTGCTTTTACTTATTTAAATAGTGAAGAAAATGCAAAAGAGATCTGTAAGTTATATGGCGATAATGTTTTGCCTTTAAGAGCAGATGCATCAGATTATAAAAGGGCATTTGAAGTTGTTAGAGAGGTTGTATCTACATATGGAAGTCTAGGGGTTCTCTTAAATAATGTGGCTTCTGCAAAAGATAAACCAATATGGGAAATGGATCTAGAAAGCTGGAATTTTGGAATAACTAATACATTGGGCTCTTGTTTTAATTATACAAGAGCAGTTGTAGATATATTCATGAAAAATAAAAAAGGCAAGATAATAAATATAGGTTCAATAAACGGTATAAGAGGTAGGGAAGGAAGTGTTAGCTATAGTACTGCAAAAGCAGGAATTATAGGCTTCACAAAGACTATTGCTAAAGAATTAGGTGAATATAATATAAATGTAAACCTTGTTGCACCGGGTTTTATTGATACTGATGGGCAGAAAAATACAAGTCAGTTAATTAGGAAATTAGTTCTCAATGAGTGCACGATAAGAAAACTATCTACACCACAGGAAATTGCATATGTTGTTGAATTTCTTGCTAGTGAGAAAGCAGATAATATTACAGGACAGATAATACAAGTTGATAATGGCCAATATATTTAG
- the pseC gene encoding UDP-4-amino-4,6-dideoxy-N-acetyl-beta-L-altrosamine transaminase, with product MSDNKFIPYGCQWIDEDDINAVVDVLRSDYLTTGPKVLEFEKKFADYTGAKYAVSISNGTAALHAACFAAGIKEGDEVITTPITFAASANAVLYQGAKPVFADIDERTYNIDPKEIEKNITNKTKAIIPVHFTGQPCDMDEIHKIAQKYNLMVIEDAAHALGAEYKGKRIGNLSDMTIFSFHPVKHITTGEGGMITTNNKELYEKLLLFRTHGITRKRELFENADEGLWFYDQLCLGYNYRMTDIQCALGLSQLKKSDKFLSRRREIAEIYNKAFKELDGVIVPFQKEDRNSSWHLYVVKFDLNTLSMSRRKIYDFLISQDIGVNVHYIPVYYLSHYKKLGYKKGICKNAEKLYEEIITLPLYPKMNDEDVEYVINAVKKVVL from the coding sequence ATGAGTGATAATAAATTTATTCCATATGGCTGTCAGTGGATTGATGAGGATGATATTAATGCTGTAGTGGATGTACTCCGATCTGATTATTTAACTACAGGACCTAAAGTTTTGGAATTTGAAAAAAAATTTGCAGATTATACTGGAGCTAAATATGCTGTTTCAATTTCTAATGGTACAGCTGCTTTACATGCAGCTTGTTTTGCAGCAGGGATAAAAGAAGGGGATGAAGTGATAACAACGCCCATTACTTTTGCTGCATCAGCTAATGCTGTATTGTATCAAGGTGCAAAGCCGGTTTTTGCAGATATAGATGAAAGAACATATAATATAGATCCAAAAGAAATAGAAAAAAATATTACAAATAAAACAAAAGCAATTATACCTGTTCATTTTACTGGTCAACCTTGCGATATGGATGAAATACATAAAATTGCACAAAAATATAATTTGATGGTTATTGAAGATGCGGCTCATGCATTAGGGGCAGAGTATAAAGGAAAAAGAATTGGAAATTTGTCAGATATGACTATATTTAGTTTTCATCCTGTAAAGCATATTACAACAGGAGAAGGCGGTATGATTACAACAAATAATAAAGAATTGTATGAAAAATTATTATTGTTCAGGACACATGGCATTACAAGAAAAAGAGAACTTTTTGAAAATGCTGATGAAGGTCTCTGGTTTTATGACCAGTTATGTTTAGGCTATAACTACCGTATGACGGATATACAATGTGCATTGGGTTTGAGTCAATTAAAAAAATCAGATAAATTTTTATCCAGAAGAAGAGAAATTGCAGAGATATATAATAAAGCTTTTAAAGAGTTAGATGGTGTAATTGTGCCTTTTCAAAAAGAGGATAGAAACTCAAGTTGGCATCTTTATGTAGTTAAATTTGATTTAAATACGTTAAGTATGAGCCGAAGAAAAATATATGATTTTTTAATTTCCCAGGACATAGGCGTAAATGTACATTATATACCAGTGTATTATTTGAGCCATTATAAAAAGTTGGGATATAAAAAAGGTATATGTAAAAATGCAGAGAAATTATATGAAGAAATAATTACACTGCCCCTTTATCCTAAAATGAATGATGAAGATGTAGAATATGTTATTAATGCTGTAAAGAAAGTTGTGCTTTAA